The stretch of DNA TCAGTTGCCTATATGAAACTTAGGGAGCCTACCTTGTAAAGTTCTTTAATAGCAAATTTGCTTTATACAATAACATCATGAAGTCACACCATCAATTTGTCAACATAATCCTGAATATAACCAAAAACTGATGATTAAACACAGATGATAACCTAACATcgttatttcaaaatttgtccaaaTTTTAACAGCAGCCCATCTCTCCATCAACCAATCTCTCTTTTCCATCTCTTTCCCAGATGGCATGAGTATCGGGTATCAAATTAGGACTATGATGGGAACATGATTTTCCTCCAGTGCCAATAGAAGATCTTTCTTCAAAAAACAATGGAGGGTTCTGctgattttaataaaaagtgtACAAAATATTGCATTGACACCCACTATAGGAGGTCACCTTGTCTTGGCATTTTGAAATAGGCTGGAGCAAGACAGCAAGAGCTAACCAGAGTGGTCAGGCATGAGCAACCAAAACGACCTTTTCCATTAATACTTTTATCAAAACTCAAGCTGAGGTTCATCTGGATTTTATAATTCAAGAGAGGTCAGGATTTGAAGAACACTACAAGTTAAAGTTCCCTAAGAACTTCAAAAGATCTTGTTTTTTCTGTAGAAGCTTAATAGtccaaagacaaaaaataacaacaacTAATATCAATAAGCCATGTAAATGACTCAGCATAACAGGAAACTCCCCTAGAGCTGCCTTGGTTGTGATATCAAAACTCTAATGGTATGTGCATATACTTCAAAGTCCAAAAAGACTAAAGCATATAATAGCCAAAGTCAGGCATTTGGGTAGATCACCTTTGGTGATTTCCTATacaaaattgaaagagaaaatagagaggaaaaagaacatTATAACAGGAGCATCTTCATTGGCTTTCAGCAAGTTACAGTAACaagcatacttttttttttttataagttcttaACAAGCATACTTAGCAGACAGATAATAAGATTTAAACCTTACTTGGTAATAGTCCCATCAACATCTGAAATTACAATTCGTGCATTCCACTTCCACAAGTAAATATGGGCATCAACCTGTTAAAAGTTAATACAGTTTTAGCAactaaattatacaaaagttcTACTTTGATATCCATATTGGAATCTTTGAATTCTAGATGATTGACAAACCTTTTGTGTTCCCAGAACCCTGGTAGAGAAACtgaaagttataatattttgacCTTCTTTCAGACTCAAAGAAGCTATCTGCTCATTAGTGGGAACATTGGTCCTTATCAATTGCTTGTGAGGGGATCCATTGCCATTATGCGATGTCAAAGTTGACACTACTGTTGAGTTGCCAGATTCAGAATCAACAAAGACATCGTCATTGGATGAATTACTGCTAGCATGCTCAAGTGTTTTTACTCTTCTGAATGGAATAGGCCAGAGCCTCCATCTACGCCCAGATGAAGGAGTATTTCCAGAATCGTCATCCCTCGGCTGTGGTGTGCCATCCTGTTCCACAGGAATTGCATCTTTGGGTTCAACAGGTAAATCTAAACCAAATGCAGCCACTCCAAGAACAAGATGAGCAGCTTTTTCCCACGGCAAGTACCTCTCTCTAAATCTGACTATTAGATTCTCATTACTGATAATTGATGCTGATGAGTTTGTAAACTCCTCCGCAGATATCCGATGCACATCAAAGGCTTCAGCAGCAGCTTCCAGACCCATACCTGGATGAAGTTCATTCCTACATAGTGAAATCTCAAACCCTGCAAATTGTAAGATGGATGAAAGAATATAAATACTTTATGAGGTGTACAACAGGAGACCCATATTTATACTAAATGACATCAAGAGACCCTTACTTAGGATGGAGTGAGTTTGATTCTCTTCAATGGAAACTCCTGTGTGAGTTTCTGCTGGCTCATTATTACTGCATTCATCTACCCCTTCAAATGCTGCTGATGTGGTAAACTTTCCATCCTTAGATTCTGAACCATTATATACAGAATGAACAGATTTGCTGTCATCCATGTGTTCTACTTCTGCTTCTGCATTCCATGCATTTTCCTCAATTGATTCAACTTGAACCTGTAAACCTGGAGACGTCATATTACCAGGAGAACTTGAACTACAGGAGGCAGATAGCCCATCATCATTTCTCGATTCTACAGCACTCCGATCTTTCCCTCCCTTAACAACTTGAGAACTCTGTTGAGATGTCTCTTCTGAACATTGAGCGTCCAATGAGGAAACCACATCTTTTAAATCAGTATTTCCAACCTGTTTGGTCAATTCTGATAGCTCCAAACAACCCTTAAACACCTCTCCACTCTTGTTAGGAGGAGACACACCTTCTGAATCGCTTTGCACGTGAATCTTTCCTTGCTGGTCTGCAATGTTCATAGCTTCTTGAGATTGACAAACATGGCCCCCCTCTCCTTCACAAACTTCCAGCTGGTGTCCAAAAGCATTGTCATTATTGCTAATACTGCCAACATCAACAGATGCACCATTAGCTGTAGATGGACTCATCTTGCTAATATAATCAACAGCCCAAACATTTTCGCCTGTGCTAAACTCCTCATTGCCTTCACAAAAATCTGCCTCTTCACCTGGGCCCAGATGAAACTGTGGTGTACTTAATTGCACATTCTCTGTATTCTGCTCTGATGTTGAGATGGGGGCTGTCAATACACGACCATCCACACTTACCAATACCACTTCTGCATTCAAACTTTGGGGTTCCACAAAAGCCTCGCCGTCTAAACAGTCATATCGATTTGATCCATATTCTGATAACTCTACCGAACCCTCAAAAGAAGATTGCTCATCCTGGAAGTCATAAAACCTTCGATCGACATCAGATTCTACCCTCTCAATACGGTCCGGACGCAAGGGAACATATTCATCTCGCAATCCAACCACCCCTGAATCAGAGGCACTATGTTCAAGTATGTGAATGTCATTAACGTTGTAATTACTATCTTTGTTGTTATCGCCTAAACTACTATCCTCTGCTGTAACTTTCAAGTTATCAGAATCCTCTGCCACCTCGTTTATCTCACCTCCTTTACCAGCATCGACCTTTATAAAATAGGCCTCGCCTGAATTATCAAGATACATGTGGAAATTGGCTTCAACGCCATTGACTGCTATGCGAACAACCTTCTCAGCACCTTTCAGAACTCCCTGAAATTTACCAAAACGAACATACCAAGGCGTGCTTCGGAATGTCCCATCCTGCTGCTGAACAACGATGACATCAACAGCCCCACCAAAGGGGTGGAAAGGGGTAGCAACAGAGTAAACACCCTGGGAAATTAGGCTCCCAACTTTACCCACCACATTCATCAGGTCAACCTACTATCAAACCCTCAAGATTTTGGGAAGCCCACAAGGTTCAATCTTAATTTCCT from Juglans regia cultivar Chandler chromosome 4, Walnut 2.0, whole genome shotgun sequence encodes:
- the LOC108988443 gene encoding phosphatidate phosphatase PAH1 — encoded protein: MNVVGKVGSLISQGVYSVATPFHPFGGAVDVIVVQQQDGTFRSTPWYVRFGKFQGVLKGAEKVVRIAVNGVEANFHMYLDNSGEAYFIKVDAGKGGEINEVAEDSDNLKVTAEDSSLGDNNKDSNYNVNDIHILEHSASDSGVVGLRDEYVPLRPDRIERVESDVDRRFYDFQDEQSSFEGSVELSEYGSNRYDCLDGEAFVEPQSLNAEVVLVSVDGRVLTAPISTSEQNTENVQLSTPQFHLGPGEEADFCEGNEEFSTGENVWAVDYISKMSPSTANGASVDVGSISNNDNAFGHQLEVCEGEGGHVCQSQEAMNIADQQGKIHVQSDSEGVSPPNKSGEVFKGCLELSELTKQVGNTDLKDVVSSLDAQCSEETSQQSSQVVKGGKDRSAVESRNDDGLSASCSSSSPGNMTSPGLQVQVESIEENAWNAEAEVEHMDDSKSVHSVYNGSESKDGKFTTSAAFEGVDECSNNEPAETHTGVSIEENQTHSILRFEISLCRNELHPGMGLEAAAEAFDVHRISAEEFTNSSASIISNENLIVRFRERYLPWEKAAHLVLGVAAFGLDLPVEPKDAIPVEQDGTPQPRDDDSGNTPSSGRRWRLWPIPFRRVKTLEHASSNSSNDDVFVDSESGNSTVVSTLTSHNGNGSPHKQLIRTNVPTNEQIASLSLKEGQNIITFSFSTRVLGTQKVDAHIYLWKWNARIVISDVDGTITKSDVLGQFMPLVGRDWTQSGVARLFSAIKENGYHLLFLSARAIVQAYLTRSFLLNLKQDGNTLPNGPVVISPDGLFPSLYREVIRRAPHEFKIACLEDIRKLFPSECNPFYAGFGNRDTDELSYRKIGIPKGKIFIINPKGEVAISHRIDVKSYTSLHTLVNDMFPPTSLVEQEDYNSWNYWKMPVADIDL